Part of the Aggregatilinea lenta genome, AGTCTACGGGCGCGATCCCGACGGCAACTGGCTGCTGGTGCAGACCGCCGACGGACTGCGCGCCTGGATCAGCGCGTCGCTGTTCCGCGCCAGCACGCCGTTTCTGCCGGACGAGCTGCCGGTCGCGCCGGACGCCGCCAACTGATCGGGGCGTCATTTTGCTGCGCGCGCGCCTATAATCTGCGCACCAGACGCTGCGGGGCTGCTCGAATAGGCAGCCCGGCGACATCTTTCAGGTGAGGCTAAGACCGTAAATGAGCAGCCAGGCAGATGAAGAAACGAACAACCAACGCATTGTGGACCGGGTCAAGGGATTGGTAACGCGCACAAAAGAAACACCGGAGCAGGAGGCAGCCTTCAAGCCGCGCTTCAAGCGCGTGCACGTCATCATCAACCCGGCGGCGGGCAAGGATCGACCCATCCTCAAGACGCTCAACACCGTGTTCAACGACATGAACGTCGACTGGGACGCCTTCGTGACCAAGCACGAGGGTGACGCGGAGCGCATGGCGCGCGAGGCGGTCGAGGCGGGCGTGGACGCGGTCGCGGCTTACGGCGGGGATGGCACCGTGCTGGAAGTCGCCAGCGGGCTGCGCGGCAGCGACGTGCCGCTGTGCATCCTGCCGGGTGGCACGGGCAACGTCATCTCGATCGAGCTGGGCATCCCCGGCGACCTCAAGGCAGCGGCGGCGCTACTCGGCGCGGACACGACCGAGATCCGCGCGCTGGATATGGGCGACGCAGGCGGCCACCTGTTTTTCCACCTGGGCATCGGCATCGAAGGCGAGATGATCAAGGGGGCGGATCGTGAGTCGAAGGACAGCTCCGGCCTGTTCGCTTACATCCTGTCCGCGCTGAACACGCTGCGCGACGTGCCGACCGCGCACTACACCATCACGCTCGACGGCCAACAGCACATGATCGAGGGCGTGAACTGCATGATCACCAACTTCGGCAGCACCGGCATCGGCGGGCTGAAACTCTCGCACGCGATCGACATGACGGACGGCCTGTTCGACGTGATCGTGATTCGCCGCGTGGACTTCGGCGGAGTCCTCTCCGCTGCCACCAATGCGATCACCTCCGGCGAGATCGCAGACGTGCTGGTTCAGTGGCAGGGCCGCGAGGTCCGCATCGAGGTAGACCCGCCGCAGCCCATCACGCGCGACGGCGAGCTGCTGGAACTCGACGAGATCCACGCCGAAATCGTGCCCGGCGCGATCCGTGTCATCGTGCCCGGCAAGTCGGACGGGGCGTAGCAGCAGCGCGATCCACAACTCCCATCGACGTGATCTTGTAGGGGCGTATTGCGATACGCCCCTGTTTTTGTTTGCGTAGGGGCGGGGCTTGCTCCGCCCGGCTTTGCGTTCTTTTCCCCGCCCACCGATGGCACAGGGGCAATTCGTGAATTGCCCCTACGGGCGATTGCCCATCACTTGTTCATATTAACCTGCTCCGCGCCGTGATCGTGCCCATTCCCCGCATGGTCGGCCAGATCTCCGGTCAGCAGCAGATCCATGCGGCTCATACTGCGCCGCGCGAGACGCCGGAACACCCAGACGCCCGCGGCAACCGGCCAGATCTTGATGCCCAGCGGCAGCCCGCAGTCCGGGCAGGGCAGCAGCCCCACGCCCAGCACCCCGGCCCACGCCACCAGACGATTGTTGGCTTTCAAGCGCCACGAATTGAGCATCAGTCCTCACAGTTTTCGCTCTGCGGCCCGGCCCCGGCGAGGGTCGTCATGCACCTTGCCTAAGCGGATCGCGCCACCAATTAGGTAATTGTGACAATTGTCACAACTTCCAACGCACTTCTGAACTACCCGCAGCCGCCGCTACCGCGTATTCTATTGAGTGTGTGACAGCAGCTGGTGTGATTAGTCCCGTCTGACGTGCCAGTCACCGGGGCGTGTTTCTCTTCTGCCTCCTTAAAACAAACTTATACTTTAAGAGAATACCGCATCTAGCTGGGGAGTCTGGATGCGGTATTTGATTCTCCCGCCAGAGCATCGTCCCACTTACCGCTTTTTGTGACAGCTGGCTGGAATCTTTCTGCACACTGTCATACTTCAAATATAGCCAGTTGTTGTATCCTAAGACTGTAACGAGCGCACTACTTAAATTTAGCCTTATAAAAGAATTTACTCCTTTTTGCGCAGCGTTGCGCCAATGTTTTCCTCCTTGTGCTTCAGCGCACGACAGATTTCTGGTCGTGCGCTGAAAACTTTAAACGGCCCCGACCCTGTCCAGCCGGTCCAGCGCCCAAACCGCATGCTCCTGCACCATCGGCGATGCGTCCCCGCGTGCCAGCACCTCCAACGGCGCGCCGAACTCCGCCAATCCGCTGTTCCCCGCCGCGACACACGCATTGCGCACCAGCCGCTCGCGCTTGATCCGCGCGATAGGCGATCCGCTGAAGCGCGCCCGAAAGCCCTCGCCATCCAGCGCCAGCAGATCGGCCAGCGGTGGCGCGGCGCGGTCCGCGTCCACCGGCCAGAATTCCGGCGCCGCGCTCGGCTGCACGAACCGCGTGAACGGGCACACTTGCTGGCACACGTCGCAGCCGTAGACCCAGTTGCCCATCAGCGGGCGCAGCTCCGGCGGGATCGCGTCCTTCAGCTCGATCGTCAGGTAGCTGATGCAGCGCCGCGCGTCGAGCACGTACGGCTCCGGCAGCGCCCCGGTCGGGCACGCGGCGAGGCAGCGGCGGCACGTGCCGCACATCGTTTCACGCCCCGGCGTGTCGTACTGGTCGAAGTCGAGCGTGGTCAGGATCTCACCGAGGAACAGAAACGGCCCGCGCCGGGGATGGATCAGCATCGTGTTTTTGCCCACGAAACCCAGTCCGGCCTGCTGCGCGTGGCTGCGTTCCAGCACCGCCCCGGTATCGACGTACACGCGGCTCTGCGCGTCGTCACCGGACTGCGCGCGCAGCCAATCCGCCAACCGTTCCAGGCGCGGCGTGAGCAGTGCGTGATAGTCCGCGCCCCAGGCATAGTTCGAGATCCGCCCGCGCTGGGGATCGGCCAGCACCGCTTCCGGCACGGCCTGCGTCGCATAGTCCAGCGCCACGACCACCA contains:
- a CDS encoding diacylglycerol/lipid kinase family protein; its protein translation is MSSQADEETNNQRIVDRVKGLVTRTKETPEQEAAFKPRFKRVHVIINPAAGKDRPILKTLNTVFNDMNVDWDAFVTKHEGDAERMAREAVEAGVDAVAAYGGDGTVLEVASGLRGSDVPLCILPGGTGNVISIELGIPGDLKAAAALLGADTTEIRALDMGDAGGHLFFHLGIGIEGEMIKGADRESKDSSGLFAYILSALNTLRDVPTAHYTITLDGQQHMIEGVNCMITNFGSTGIGGLKLSHAIDMTDGLFDVIVIRRVDFGGVLSAATNAITSGEIADVLVQWQGREVRIEVDPPQPITRDGELLELDEIHAEIVPGAIRVIVPGKSDGA
- the queG gene encoding tRNA epoxyqueuosine(34) reductase QueG produces the protein MRFSYDRLQWQAAALGFTQIGVIPAAPSPTLHAYERWVAAGLHGKMGFMARDDRLARRRDLNVIVPGVRALVVVALDYATQAVPEAVLADPQRGRISNYAWGADYHALLTPRLERLADWLRAQSGDDAQSRVYVDTGAVLERSHAQQAGLGFVGKNTMLIHPRRGPFLFLGEILTTLDFDQYDTPGRETMCGTCRRCLAACPTGALPEPYVLDARRCISYLTIELKDAIPPELRPLMGNWVYGCDVCQQVCPFTRFVQPSAAPEFWPVDADRAAPPLADLLALDGEGFRARFSGSPIARIKRERLVRNACVAAGNSGLAEFGAPLEVLARGDASPMVQEHAVWALDRLDRVGAV